Sequence from the Terriglobales bacterium genome:
CGATGCCGGCTGGATCGCGCTCCAGGCCGGCCTCGCCGGCGGCGCCCACGTCATCCTCATTCCCGAGATTCCGTTCAGCATCTCCCGCGTCTGCGAGTACATTCACGAGCGCGAAGGCTACGGCAAGCGCTTCACCATTGTGGTGGTGGCCGAAGGCGTCTCCATCCCCGACGACCTGGAGAAGTTCCACGCCCACGAGCGCCGCGCCGTGAAGCGCCCGGGTGCGGTCGGCAACCTGCTGGGGGAAGCCATCGCCCGCTGCACTCGCCGGGAAACCCGGGTTACCGTGCTGGGGCACATCCAGCGCGGCGGTTCGCCCTCGCCTTTCGACCGCGTCCTTTCCACGCGCTTTGGTGTTGCCGCCGTCGACCTCATCGCCCGCGGCGAATTCGGCAAGATGGTCTGCCTGCGCGGCGACCGCATCGAAAGCGTGGCCATCGCCGAGGCCGTCGGCTCCATGAAGGGCGTCGACCCCAGGAGCGAGCTCGTCGCCGCCGCCCGCGCCATCGGCATCAGCTTCGGCGATTAGGTGGGAGAGCGGGCCTTTCAGGCCCGCGTAAAGGTGTTGTGACCAAGGGGCTTTAGCCCTGGCTCGATCAACGGACGAATCGCTTTCGGCACCCCTTGCGACCATTGCCTCCGCTGCTCCGGCGATATAGTTGGAACAGCTGCCATGTGTGCCCTCCGCTGCAGTCTTGTTACCTGCGTCCTGGCCGGCCTTCTGCTTGCCGGCTGCGGGCGTGATGCCGAGGAGAAGCCCGCGCAAGCCGGCTACGTGGTGGCGCCGCAGGCCACGCTGCGCGACCGGCTGGCCAACGTGTACAACAAAGTCGCCACCGTCCAGAACGGCGAGCGTGTCGAGATTCTGGAGACGCAGAAGCGCATGGCCCGGGTGCGCACCGCGACCGGCGCCGTGGGCTGGATCGAGATGCGCCACCTGGCAGGCGAAGAGGTCTTCCGCGCGTTCACCGAACTCCGCTTCCGCCATCAGCGCGACCCCGCGGCCTCGCGCGCCCACACCCGTGCCGAAGTCAACATGCATTCCACTCCCGGCCGCGATTCGCCCCGCCTGTACCAGCTCAAGGCCGGCGAGGAAGTGGAGATCCTCCAGCGCGCGACGCAGCCCCGGCCGGTCGCCCAGGCGGTGGCGGCGCCGCAGCCCGGCGCGCCTCCGCGTCCTCCGATCCTTGAAGACTGGTGGTTGGTGCGCGACCGCCGAGCCCGCGTCGGCTGGGTGCTGGGCCGCATGGTGGACATCGAGTGCCCGCTCGACGTCGCCCAGTACGCCGAGGGCCGGCGCATCGTCGCTTGTCTGGTTCTGAACGAGGTCGAAGACGAGGGCAGGAAAGTGCCGCAGTACCTCATGGTCCTCACCGAGCCGCGCGACGGCCTGCCCGATGATTTCGAGCAGATCCGCGTCTTTACTTGGAACACCGCCCGCGACCGCTATGAAACCGCCTATCGCGAACGCAGCCTCGAGGGCGTGCTCCCCGTGCGAGTTGGCCGGGAAGATTTCGACAAGGAAGGAAACCTGCCCGTGTTCACGCTGCGCCTGCGCCAGGAAGACGGTTCGGTGGTCGAGCGCAAGTACAAGATGGGCGGCGTCATGGTCCGCCGCGTTCCTGCGCCGGGTGAGATCGTCCCCGCAGCTCCATCAGGCCGCAGCCGGCGCTAGCCCGAAGGGCTAAGTCGCCCGGAGGGCTGCCATTCCGCCGCTGGCCAAATGCTAATTGCTAATTGCCAATTGCTGTCCTACGAGAAGAAGTCGGCGATGGTGTCTACTACGTAGGCCTGCTCGGCCTCGGTGAGTTCGGGGAACATGGGCAGGGCCAGCACTTCCTTGGCCGCTCGCTCCGCCTCCGGGAAGTTGCCGTCGCCATGGCCCAGGTAGGTTAGGCATTTCTGCAAATGCAGCGGTAACGGGTAGTAGATCTCCGTGCCTACGCCGCGCTTGGCCAGGTAGGCGCGCAATTCATCGCGGCGCTTGGCACGGATCACATACTGATGGAAGACATGGTGGGCCTCCGGCTGGGTGTACGGCAACGCGACCGGGTGCGAAGGCGATTCGCCCGGCGCTGCGCCCGGCATCCCCAGCCCCGCTTCCTGGAACAGCCGGTCGTAGGTCGCGGCGCGCTGGCGGCGCTCCGCGTTCCACTTTTCCAGGTGCTTCAGCTTCACCCGCAGGATGGCGGCCTGCAGAGCGTCGAGCCGGCTGTTCCAGCCCAGCGCTTCGTGGAAATAGCGCTCGCGGCTGCCGTGATGCCGCAGCAGGCGGACCTGCTCCGCCACCCCCGGATCGACCGTGGTGACGCAGCCGGCATCTCCGTACGCACCCAGGTTCTTGGTGGGATAGAAGCTGAAGGCTGCGGCCGCTCCCAGCGAGCCCGCGCGCCGGCCGCGCCAGCCCGCGCCGATGGCCTGCGCCGCATCCTCCAGCACCGTCAGCTTATATTGCGTCCCCAGCCGCAGGAACTGGTCCATGTTGGCGCACTGTCCGTACAAGTGCACGATCAGAACGCACTTGAGCTTGGCCGAAGGCTGCCGCTGGATGCGCTGTTCCACCGCCTCCGGGTCCAGGTTCAGGGTTCGCGGATCGATATCGGCATAGACCGGCCGCGCCCCCGCCCGCAGGATGGCGCTGGTCGAGGCGAAAAAACTGAAGGGAGTGGTGATCACTTCGTCGCCGGGTTCCACGCCGGCCGCCAACAGCATCAGCCACAGGGCGTCGGTGCCGGAGGCGCAGCCCACCGCCGAAGAAGCCGCGCAGTAAGAGGCGAGCTCGCGCTCCAGGCTGCGCACTTCCTCCCCCAGGATGAAATGCTGCGAGCTGCACACCCGTTCGATGGCCGCCATTACTTCTGTGCGGATGTGCGCGTACTGCCGCGTCAGATCGAGCAGCGGCACCTGCTCGACCGCCGCGCGCGCGCTTTCCTGGGCCGTGGTGGAACGCGTCACAAGGGCTGGCATTGTACCGCTTTTGCGCGCCAACCGGGGCAGGGGGGAAGGCGGCTGGCCCCGTTCCACGGCCGCCAACCAGGTGTGAATCGCCTGGCGCAACTCGTGTACGTCCAAACCCAGAAACACTTCCGGGTACTCGGCCAGCTTGGCCTCGCCTCGCTTCACCAGAGACCGTGCTCCCGCGATGTTTCCAGTCGAGTAGTGATGCAGCCCCACGGCGACCTGTATCAGGCCCTGCAGGAAGCGCCGCTCCGGCCCCACCGCCTCCCGCCACAGGTCTTCCAGGGCTTCGTGGGCGTCAAAGAAACGGCGCTGGTCGAAGAGCTCTAAACCGCGAGTTAGGTCCGGCTCGCCCATTCGTCACTTTGACATCACAAGAGGCCCATTAATCCCTGGCATGGGCCGTTTCGCACCGACGAATACGTAATTTCATATTCGTTTGATTGACGGGCTATTACAATGCGTAAAAGGCTCCGCTTATTTGCGGCTAACTGATTGAAAAATATAACATTAGGTCAGACTACGGTTTGGCTCCGGAAGTGCACCTGAGAGGGTGCCGTAGCTGTGTCCGGCAGGACCCTATCGGCATGCTTTCTCCCAACTAGAACCTCAACTCAGGAGGCATGAATGGAAGGCGACTTTAGCAGAAAAGTCGGCTCTCTGTTTGTTCTCCTGCTGCTGACCGCGAGTTTGGCCTTCGGCCAGGGCATCGTTACCGGGTCGATTTCCGGCACGGTCGTGGACCAGCAGCAGGCAGTCATCAGCGGCGCCAAGGTGACAGCGGAAGACGTGGGCACAAGCCAGAAGTATTCCACGACGACCGACAACACCGGCGCCTTCACAATCCGCGCGCTCCCCGTGGGCACCTACAACGTGTCCATTGAGGCCACCGGCTTCCAGCAGTTGCGCATCCGCAACGTTGCTGTCAGTGCTGGCAAAGATTTCCTGCTCGGAGCAAAGACTCTCAGCATCGGCGCGGCGGAGGTAGTCAACGTGGAAAGCACCCCGCCAGTTGTGGAGTCGACCACGGCGCAGGTCTCCACCAGTTTTGAGGCCCGCAAGGTCGATGAGCTGCCGGGCGTGTTCGGCGGCGCCGACGTCCTGGCGCTGTTGGTTCCCGGCGTGGTGGATACCGCCGATGCCCAGTTCTCCAACTCCAACGGCACCGGCATCTCGAGCAACGGGCAGCGCGGCCGCTCCAACAACTTCCAGATCGATGGGCAGTCCAACAACGATAACTCCGTGGCCGGGCCCTCGCTCTTCTTGGGCAACAACGACCTGATCGGCGAGTTCCAGATCGTCACCAACAACTTCTCCGCCGAGTATGGCCGGAACTCCGGCACCATCATCAACTACGTCACCAAGTCGGGTACCAACGCCTACCATGGCACCTTGACCTACTTCCATGAGGGCGCCTTCACCGACTCGCTCACCAACCTGGATAAGAACCCGGTCTTGGGCTTCTGCAAGGAGGGTGAGGATCCGGCGGTAACGGGTTGCAGCCCAGTGCTGAAGCCGAAGCACGTTCGCAACCGCGGCGGCGGTACGTTTGGCGG
This genomic interval carries:
- a CDS encoding aminotransferase class I/II-fold pyridoxal phosphate-dependent enzyme, yielding MGEPDLTRGLELFDQRRFFDAHEALEDLWREAVGPERRFLQGLIQVAVGLHHYSTGNIAGARSLVKRGEAKLAEYPEVFLGLDVHELRQAIHTWLAAVERGQPPSPLPRLARKSGTMPALVTRSTTAQESARAAVEQVPLLDLTRQYAHIRTEVMAAIERVCSSQHFILGEEVRSLERELASYCAASSAVGCASGTDALWLMLLAAGVEPGDEVITTPFSFFASTSAILRAGARPVYADIDPRTLNLDPEAVEQRIQRQPSAKLKCVLIVHLYGQCANMDQFLRLGTQYKLTVLEDAAQAIGAGWRGRRAGSLGAAAAFSFYPTKNLGAYGDAGCVTTVDPGVAEQVRLLRHHGSRERYFHEALGWNSRLDALQAAILRVKLKHLEKWNAERRQRAATYDRLFQEAGLGMPGAAPGESPSHPVALPYTQPEAHHVFHQYVIRAKRRDELRAYLAKRGVGTEIYYPLPLHLQKCLTYLGHGDGNFPEAERAAKEVLALPMFPELTEAEQAYVVDTIADFFS
- a CDS encoding SH3 domain-containing protein, with translation MCALRCSLVTCVLAGLLLAGCGRDAEEKPAQAGYVVAPQATLRDRLANVYNKVATVQNGERVEILETQKRMARVRTATGAVGWIEMRHLAGEEVFRAFTELRFRHQRDPAASRAHTRAEVNMHSTPGRDSPRLYQLKAGEEVEILQRATQPRPVAQAVAAPQPGAPPRPPILEDWWLVRDRRARVGWVLGRMVDIECPLDVAQYAEGRRIVACLVLNEVEDEGRKVPQYLMVLTEPRDGLPDDFEQIRVFTWNTARDRYETAYRERSLEGVLPVRVGREDFDKEGNLPVFTLRLRQEDGSVVERKYKMGGVMVRRVPAPGEIVPAAPSGRSRR